ACGTGACTATCGGACCAGAACCCTTTCTGGAGCGAGTCGGCGAAGTGGTCGAATCGCTCTTAAATCAGTTGGGTATTGCGCCAACCGCTTTGGTGGCAGCCGGTATTGGCGTGCCTGGTCCGGTGGAATTTGCTCCTGGCGTTCTGATCGCTCCCCCCCTCATGCCCACCTGGGAAGGCTACCCGATCAAAGAGCATTTTCGCCGCCGTTTCCCCGCTGCCCGCGTTTTTGTGGACAACGATGTCAACATCATGGCTAAAGGGGAGCAAAAAGCGGGCGCGGGGCAGGGTCTAAACAACTTTCTCTTTATCAAGGTAGGCACGGGCATCGGCTGCGGCATCATCGCCGATAGGCACATCCATCGCGGCAGCGATGGCTGCGCCGGTGATGTGGGGCATATTTGTGTGGATTACAATGGCCCGATGTGTCACTGTGGCAATCAGGGTTGCCTGGAGTGTATGGCGGCTGGCCCGGCCATTGCCGCCCAGGGGACAGCTAAAGCCCAAGGCGGCGCAAGCCCTTTTCTGGCCCGACGGTTGGAGTTGAATGGGGTGATAACGGCCGTTGATGTCGGTGAAGCCGCCGCCGCCGGAGACCGGGTAGCCAATGAGATCATCCGCCAAAGTGGACGCATGATTGGGGGTGTCTTGGCCGGTCTGGTCAATTTCTTCAACCCGGAGGCCATTTTCATCGGCGGTGGGGTAAGCAACATCGGCCACATCTTCCTGTCCACCATCCGCCAGGCCACACTGCGTCGGGCCAATCCGCTGTCCACTCGCCAACTGCGGGTTGAGTATTCCCAGTTAGGCAGCGACGCCGGTATGGTCGGCGCGATCTGGCTTGCGCTAGAAAATATCTTCACCGTTAAAGCCTGAATAACAAGAGCATCAGGCAGAAGAGGAGAACAGCATGAAGACAATGAACGTCGCCATCATTGGCGCCAAATTTATGGGCAAAGCGCACAGCAACGCCTGGCTGAACGCCCCACGATTTTTTGACATGGGCATCAAGCCGGTGTTGAAGGTGGCCTGCGGCCAAAACGAGGCTGAACTGCGTGAATTCGCCGACCGTTGGGGTTGGGAAGAGATTGAGACAGATTGGCGCAAGGTCATCGAACGGGATGACATTGACATCGTAGACATCTCCGTGCCCACCTATTTACACCGGGATATTGCGGTGGCGGCGGCCAAAGCGGGCAAGCACATTTTTTGCGAAAAACCCTTCGCCATTACCCTGGAAGAAGCGCGAGAGATGTATGAGGCGGCCGATGCGGCCGGGATCGTCCATTACGTGAACCACAATTATCGCCGCTGCCCGGCCGTCAAGCTGGCGAAGCGGCTGATTGACGAAGGGGCAATTGGGCGCATTTTCCACTGGCGCGGGGCCTATTTGCAGGATTGGATTGTGGACCCGGATTTCCCGCTGACCTGGCATTTACGCAAAGAGACGGCCGGCAGCGGCCCGCATGGCGACCTGAATTCGCACAGTATTGACCTGGCCCGCTTCCTGGTGGGTGATATTAAAGCGGTGTCGGCAATGATGACGACGTTTGTGAAGGAACGGCCGTTACCCGGAGCCGGAGCCGCCACATTCACTGCCGGGTCGGGCGGAGCGACAGAAATGGGCGAAGTCACCGTAGACGACGCCGCCTTCATGCTCGCCGAATTCGAGAACGGCGCCCTCGGCTCCTTTGAAGCCTCCCGCTTCGCCCCTGGCCGCAAAAACTACAACTACTTCGAGATTTATGGCAGCGAGGGCAGCATCATCTTCAATCTGGAGCGGATGAACGAGTTGCAGCTTTTCCTGCGCAACGACCCGGCCTATGCCCAGGGCTTCCGCACCATCATCGTCACCGAGGGCGGACAGCACGACTACATCGCCGCCTGGTGGCCTCCCGGCCACATCATCGGCTATGAGCATGAGTTCCATCACGCCGTGGTGGACTTCATGAAAGCGATTGAGACCGGCAGCAGCATCGCCCCCAACTTCTACGATGGCCTGAAAGAAGTGGAAGTGCTGCAAGCCGGCATCCAATCAGCCCAATCCGGGCAGCGAGTAGCGATTAGCGAGATGTAAAAGAGTTATCCACAGATTTCGCAGATTTCGTAGATGGAGAATAATCTGCGAAATCTGTAAAATCTTTGAAAAACACAGAGGCTAGATTGAAATTCGGCGCGAATACCTTTATCTGGGAGTCCCCTTTCTCCACCGATACGCATCTGTACTTGATTGACAAGGCGCGGCAGATGGGTTTCGACTTGCTGGAAATAGCCGTCGAAGATCCGGCGCTGGTGGACGTGGCGGCGCTGCGGCAAGCGGCGCAGGCGGCCGGCATGGGCATTATCGTCTGTGGCGCGTTTGGCCCTGACCGAAACCTGAGCAGCGCCGACGAATCCATCCGGCAAAACGCGGAAGGCTACTTAGGCTGGCTGATTGACGCCGCCGCGGAACTGGAATCGCCAGTAGTGGCCGGGCCGATGTATTCGGCGGTAGGCAAGGAGCGGTTGGCAACGGCCGTTGCTCGCCAACAAGAATGGGACCGCGCCATCACCGGACTGCAAAAATG
Above is a genomic segment from Candidatus Leptovillus gracilis containing:
- a CDS encoding ROK family protein, producing MYEPTAISPRSSEPVFELYDVEATVVQAIRDKGPLSRTDLSVEMDYSRASLTMIVGKMLDMGILVEVGEGKSAGGRRPLLLNINPTFGYVAGVDIGATSMDVALADFQGNVLAKTSEEADVTIGPEPFLERVGEVVESLLNQLGIAPTALVAAGIGVPGPVEFAPGVLIAPPLMPTWEGYPIKEHFRRRFPAARVFVDNDVNIMAKGEQKAGAGQGLNNFLFIKVGTGIGCGIIADRHIHRGSDGCAGDVGHICVDYNGPMCHCGNQGCLECMAAGPAIAAQGTAKAQGGASPFLARRLELNGVITAVDVGEAAAAGDRVANEIIRQSGRMIGGVLAGLVNFFNPEAIFIGGGVSNIGHIFLSTIRQATLRRANPLSTRQLRVEYSQLGSDAGMVGAIWLALENIFTVKA
- a CDS encoding Gfo/Idh/MocA family oxidoreductase codes for the protein MKTMNVAIIGAKFMGKAHSNAWLNAPRFFDMGIKPVLKVACGQNEAELREFADRWGWEEIETDWRKVIERDDIDIVDISVPTYLHRDIAVAAAKAGKHIFCEKPFAITLEEAREMYEAADAAGIVHYVNHNYRRCPAVKLAKRLIDEGAIGRIFHWRGAYLQDWIVDPDFPLTWHLRKETAGSGPHGDLNSHSIDLARFLVGDIKAVSAMMTTFVKERPLPGAGAATFTAGSGGATEMGEVTVDDAAFMLAEFENGALGSFEASRFAPGRKNYNYFEIYGSEGSIIFNLERMNELQLFLRNDPAYAQGFRTIIVTEGGQHDYIAAWWPPGHIIGYEHEFHHAVVDFMKAIETGSSIAPNFYDGLKEVEVLQAGIQSAQSGQRVAISEM